The genomic segment AACCTCCGGAGTGACCTGTTGAAAGCTTTGCCTGCAACTCATTCAAACGGCGCACTTCTATCGTTTGTTCCTACAGCTTCTACAGGTATGAGCCCTGTGCTTGAGAAATTGACTGCACGGGTTAATAAGTGTTTTCAAATATCACCGGCAAATAGTTACTTGGAGCAGCGTCGACTATGGCCCTAACACAATCACAAAAAGCTCTGATCGAGAAAGTTCGCGTTGCTGGTAGCGGTGAATTAGGAACGGCTCTCAGCGATGCGGCTTGTTGTTTCATCATCGGGGTAATTGTTAAAGACCTCCGGTTGTCTCGCGAGTTCCCAGAGTTTCGTGGGCTAGATTGTGAGTTGTTTGCAGAAACTGATCCTCGGAAACTCGAGATAAGTGGACTTGATTTCGATGGTCTCGTTGAGCGATTGATCGCTTTGGTTCCTGATGCAGACACTTACTTCGCCTGTGTGGCTACTCTCCAAAAAGCACGCCTGAAATACGCCCGTATTCTCGAGTACCAGCCAGTCTCCACGATGGACCAGGTCGGACCTCGTGCGCTGTTGCAGTTTGGACAGTTTAGTCCTAGAGCCTTGGCCGTATTCTTGCTTTGGAGAAAATGGCTATTTGATATTGACAACAGGGCGGGGCAAGAAACCGGCTATCTTTTTGAGCCTATTATTGCTCATTCTATTGGTGGTGTACCCTTCAGTGCAAAGGCCAGCCCTATCAAGAGGCATACAGATCCATCAAAGGGGCGTCAGGTGGATTGCATCAGAAAACAACTTGCCTACGAGATCAAAATCCGGGTAACTATCGCGGCGTCCGGGCAAGGGCGCTGGCAAGAAGAATTGGATTTCCCGCTCGATTGCAGAACTAGCGGTTTCAAGCCTGTACTCGTTGTTCTCGATCCGACTTTGAACCCAAAGCTTAGTGAACTGGTCGCAACTTTTGAGAAGGAAGGCGGCGATACTTATGTAGGCGACGCGGCTTGGAGGCACCTCGAAGCGGCTGCAGGACAAGTCATGAGCGTGTTTCTTGACAAGTATGTCAAGGGGCCGATGCAGCAAGTGTTGCTTGCTACGCCTGACGCTGGCGAACTTCCTGACATTACCTTTGGTATGACCGGTGACGAGTTCTCTGTTCTGGTCGACGGCGAACATACTGCGTTCAAGCGGGCGCGGGGTGATGTATTGGAGACCGGATGATGCATCATGGGAGAGCAGGCGAAAGGCACTAAAGGGACAAAGCAATCAATTCGTGCCCGTGCTCCGGTGGCTTCCTCTCTTCGGACTCGCCACGTGATGCAGCAAAATGTGGGGCGTGAGACTAGCCCCGAAACCTCACTACGGAGCGTGCTGCATCGGCGAGGATTGCGCTTTCGCAAAGAAATGCGTCCAGAGCCGAGTTTGAGGATAAGTGCCGACATTGTCTTCCCGAGACAACATGTGTGTGTGTTTATCGACGGTTGCTTTTGGCACGGTTGCCCTTATCACTTCAAGGCTCCGAAAACGCACACGGATTGGTGGCTTGAGAAAATAGAGGACAACCGACGAAGAGATTTTAGGCAGTGTCAAGTGTTGATGAAATATGGCTGGATAGTCGTCCGCGTTTGGGAGCACGATCTTTCACAAAACGGTTTATCCACGGTATCTTCGGAAATAGCTACGCTCGTCAAAGGCGATTCGCTTCACGCCTCTACGGTACGGGTATTCAGAAGTAGATTCGGCGCGCATTGAGATTCTGTTCTCTGCGGTATTGTTCCTGCCGTTCGTTGCGCGCTAGGGCGCATTACTCCTTTTCGGCAGCACAACGGAAAGGTTTCTGGATGATGCGGCCAGCCAACCCGTCATTCCGGCGTGATTTTGGCCGGAATCCACTCGGATAGCCCGATACGATGACGCGAGGCAGCAGTTAGCGTGGATGCCGGCTAACTGCATGCCGGCATGACAATCTGGTGCGTCTCCAACAGTTCGCAGCATACCCCCTTTGTCGCCAATCACTTTGGGCGCGTTTCGGTTGACGGGTATAATCCGCGTTGGATATTCCGCATGAAAAATCGACTGTTCGATCTGGCCAAGTTCCTCGTCAGCGTGGTGCTGCTCGGCCTGGTGCTGGCGCGCGTCGACCGCGACGACCTGTTGCGGCAGTTGCGCTCCGCCAATCTGTCGTTGTTGGCGCTGGCGCTGGCGCTGTTCATCTTCGGCGTTTTTCTCCGGGTCTTCCGCTGGCGCGCCCTGCTGTCGGACCGTAACCTGAACGTGCCGGTCGGCGTGCTGACCCGGCTCTATTTCGTCGGCCAGTTCTTCAACACCTTCCTGCCGACCGGTTTCGGCGGCGACGTGATGCGTGCGGTCGAGTTGGCGCGTTACGGCGTCAGTAAGGCCGAATCGGTTAGCACAGTCTTCCTCGACCGCATGAGCGGCCTGATGGCGTTCTTCCTGATGACGCTGGTCGCCCTGCCGTTCGCCGGCGGGCTGATCCCGCAGGGTGTGTTGCTCCTGCTGGTCGTGTTCGGTGCGGGCGGCGTGGCCGGCACCTGGCTGATGTTCGAGCGGCGCTGGACGACGCCGCTGATCAATGGCCTCTTCGCGCGCATCAACTTCCCGTTCAAGGCGAAGGTCGTGCGGCTGTACGAGTCGATGCGCGCCAACTCGCCGCGCGCCACCCTCGAAGCGATGCTGATCGGCTTCCTATTCAACCTGCTGCTGGTCGGCATCAATTACATCATGAGCCGGGCGTTCGGGCTGGACCTGTCGATCGGCTACTTCTTCCTGTTCGTGCCGATCATCTCGACGCTGCTGCTGCTGCCGGTCGGCGTCAACGGCCTCGGCGTGCGCGAGTGGTCGTACGTAGCGCTCTTCGTGCCGGTCGGCGTCAGCGGCGAGACCGCCACGGCGATGTCGCTCTCGTTCTGGGCGATCACGGTGGCGACCGGATTGATCGGCGGCGTGCTGTCGACGATGCAGGGCGCGCGCGGCGCGCTCCGCGCCGGTGCGGCAGCCGACAGTTCCAAAGGCGGCAAATGAGACGGTGTTATGGGTGATCTGGCATCGCGCTTTGTGCGCGGTTTGATGCATATCCGGCCGGCGCGATCCGAAGCGGAAGCGCCGCGCGAAGTCAAGGTGGTGGCGCATCTGGAGCCGCAGTTGTCGGTCGTGATTCCGCTGCTGAACGAGGTGGGCGGCATCGCGCTGCTGCAGACCAGGCTCGGCGAGGCGCTGGGCGCATTGGGTGTGCCGTACGAGATCATTGTGATCGACGACGGCAGCCGCGACGGCAGCTTCGAGAAGCTGAAAGCGTGGCACGACGCCGACCCGCACCTGAAGGTGATTCGCTTCCGGCGCAACTTCGGGCAGACGGCGGCCTTTTCGGCCGGTTTCGACCTGGCGCGCGGCGACGTCGTTGTGACGATGGATGCCGATCTGCAGAACGATCCCGCCGACATCGGCCTGTTGCTCGGCAAAATCAATGAAGGCTTTGATGTGGTCAGCGGCTGGCGCGTTAAGCGGCAGGACGTCTTCCTGACGCGTCGCTTGCCGTCTATGATCGCGAACCGGCTAATCTCGTGGGTGACCGGCGTGCGCTTGCACGATTACGGCTGCTCGCTGAAGGCATACCGCCGCGAGGTGGTCAAGGGCATCCGGCTGTACGGCGAGATGCACCGTTTCATTCCGGCCGTGGCGTCGTCGATGGGCGTCAGCGTCGCCGAGGTGCCGGTCAACCATCACCCGCGCCGCTTTGGCCGGTCCAAGTACGGGCTGTCACGCACGATCCGCGTCTTCCTCGACCTGCTGACGGTGCGCTTTCTGTTGAGCTACTCGACGCGGCCGCTGCACATCTTCGGCTCGGTCGGCCTGTTGTCGTTCATCGCCGGCACGGCGCTGGGGTTGTACCTGAGCGCGCTCAAGCTGATCGGCGGGCAGAACATCGGCGAGCGCCCGGCGTTGATGTTGGCGGTACTGCTCGTCATCATCGGCGTGCAACTGGTGATGATGGGCTTGCTCGGCGAGATGGTCGTGCGCACCTATCACGAGTCGCAGAACAAGCCGATCTACGTCGTGCGCGAGACGCTGGAGTAACCGTCGCAGGCTTTGCCGATCGGGGGCGGGCGCGCGGGCGGACGGCCCGGCGCGCCGCCCCCGATCTGTCTTTATCCACATGACGACACGCTGGACGAAAACAGACTGGCTGCTGCTGCTCGGCGTCGTCGCCGTGGCTGCCGTCTTTCGCCTCTGGCGGCTGGAGCAGACGCCGCCCGGCTTCCAGTTCGACGAGGCGTATAACGCCGCCGACGCGCTGCGCATCCTCGGCGGCGAGCGCCCGCTCTTCTTCGAGGCCAACGGCGGGCGCGAAGCGCTCTACGTCTACCTGATCGCCCCGTTCATCGCCATGCTCGGCGTGGCGACGCCATTCGCGCTGCACCTGGCCTCGGCGCTCGTCGGCATCGCCAGCGTCGCATTATGCTACGTGCTCTGGCGACACGTCATGCCGGACGACGAGCGCACCGTGGCGGCGCTGGCCGCGCTGTTCATGGCCGTCTCCTACTGGCACATCCACTTCTCACGCTACGGCATCCGCGCGATTCTGATGCCGCTGGCGCTAACCGCGATCGTCCTGTCGCTCTGGGCGGCGACACGCCCCGGCGCGCGGCGTGAATGGGTGATCGCGCGCGCCGCGAAGAACTGGCACGCCCTGCCCGGCGCGCCGTTGAGCGCGCTGCTCGCATGCGGCGTCCTGCTCGGTCTGTCGATCTACGCGCACCCGGCCGCGCGTTTCATCCCCGTCATCGTCGTGTTCTGGTATGCGTGGACGTGGTGGCTGGGCGCCGATTCGCCGCTCAAGCACTTCGCGCCGGACCGCGCCTGGCCGCTGCTGCGCGACCTGCTGATCATCGCCGTCGTGTCGCTCGTGGTGTTCCTGCCGCTCGGGATCTACTTCCTGCAGAATCCCGATGCGTTCGTCGGCCATCCGACGGTTGTTGCGATCACCGACCAGCGCGTGGCGGGCGGCAGCGTGCTTGGCGCGCTGGCGTCGAACGCCCTGGCGGTCGCCGGCATGTTCTTTGTGCGCGGCGATGCTGCCTGGATTCATAACCTGGCGGGCCGGCCGGTCTTCGATGCGGCCGCGGCGGTGTTCTTCGTGCTCGGCCTGGTTGAATGGGTGGTCCGACTGCGCGCCAAGCAGCCGGCGGCGATCCTGCTGGCGATCTGGCTGCCGGTCATGCTGGTGCCGACGCTGCTGTCCGACGGCGCGCCGAACTTCTCGCGCGCGATCGGCACGCTGCCGGCGCTTTTCGTGCTGCCGGCCTGGGGTGCGCTGCAGGCGTTCTACCTGCTGCGTCACCTGTCGCGCCGGCTGCTGCCCCTGCGCGCAGCCGGACGGCTGGCGGGCGCGGCCTGCGCGCTCGCGCTGCTATTGGGCACTGTTGCGACCTATCACGACTACTTTGACGTCTTTCCCGCGCGCCCGGAGTTGTACGTCGCCTACGATGTGGACAAGCTCGACGCGGCGCGCCAACTGGTCGCGCAGTCGGCGGCAAACCGCGTGTTCACGCCGCCCCTGCTGTCGCAGCACGCGACGTTCGAGTTGCTCACGCGCAACGCCCGGCTCAAGTCGTTCGACAACGGCGAGGTGATGGTCTTGCCGGCGCGCGGCGCGCAGAAAGGCATGTTGTACGCCTTCCCTTCCGACGCCGACCCGGCCTACATGGACGAGTTCGAGCGGACGTACGGCGTGCTGGCGCAAAAGCAGATCGTGCCCGGCTCGAACGGTGCGCCGCTGCTCGTCGAGTATGTGATTGCGCCGGCGGCGATCCCGGCCGACGCGGGCGGCTTGCCGTCTGCGCTGCCCGTGACGCCGAAGCGTTTGCTCAACGCCGACTTCGAGGGCGAGATCCGATTGGTCGGCTATCGCGTGGCGGATTCGCCCGACCGCCAGAAACCGTTCCAGTTGACGCTCGTCTGGCAGGCGCTCAAGCCGGTGTCGCGCGACTACACACTCTTCATTCACCTGAACGATGCCAATGGCAAGCGCGTGTCGCAGCGCGACCGCCGCCCCGGCAACGGCTCGTACCCGACGACCGTCTGGAGCCCCGGCGACATCGTGATCGAGACGTACGAGGTCTGGCCGGAGTCGGTGCGCGGTTCCCTGCAGTTCGCGCTCGGCTGGTATGATCGCGTCGACGGCGCGCGGGCGCGCGTGCTCGACGCAGCCGGCCGGCCGCTGGCCGACAACGTGACGTTCGCGGCGGAGGGCACGCCGTGATGCGAGCGACGCGCTGGCTGCTTGCCTACCCGGTGGCGCCGGCTGCGGCGCTGTTCGTACTGTGGGCGGCGCTGCATCTCGACGGCGCGAGCTGGGACTACGACGAGGGCGCGCATGCCTTCGGCGCCTGGCTCGTCTTTCGCGGCCACCCCCTCTACACGGAGACGTTCGCCGCCTACACGCCCGGCTATCTGATGGCGGTCGTCGCGGGCTACAGCCTGCTGGGCGCGACGCTGACCAGCGCGCGCTTCGTGACCGTGTTGCTCGCCGCGGTGGGCCTGCTTGGCACAGCAGTCATCGCGCAGATGCTCGCGCCGCGCTACAAAGCGGTCGCCGGGTTGTCCGCCGCGCTGCTGCTGTTCGTGACCCCGCAGTTCTTCCAATGGTCGCGCGCCGCCATGTCCGACCTGCCATCGGGCGCGCTGATGGCGCTGTCCATTGCGCTGGCGCTCGGCTATCTGCGGGATGGGCGCGTGCGTTTCCTGCTGATCGGCGAGATCGTGCTCGCTGCGACGCTGTGGGTGAAGCTGGTGGCGGTTGGCGGCGTGGCCGGCTTCGGCGTGATCGTGCTGGCTGGCCTATTACGGCATCGCACCACCTGGCGTTTGGCCGTGCTCGGCTCGCTGGTGGTCGGCTTGCTCTCGCTCGCGCCGTTGCTCGCCTTCGATGTGCCAGCCATGCTCGATCAGGCGATCTGGTTTCACGTTCGCAAGCGCGCCGCCTATGGCGATGATCTGGCCGGCAACCTGGCGGCGCTGGCGCAGTTCCTCGGCGCGAACCTGTGGCTCGTCGTGCCGTCGCTGTGGGCTGTGGCGGCATCGATCTGGCGCGGGCGCACAGAGCGGGTCACATTGGCCGCCATTGTGCTCTGGTTCGCGGCCGGCTTCGTGACGCTGGCCTGGCAATCGCCGCTGTTCCCCTCGCACCATCCGGTGGTGCTGGTCTTCCCGCTGGCGGCGCTGGCCGGCGCGGGCGTGGCGCACATCGCGGACGATCTGGCGGCGGGCCGCACGGCACTGCGGGCCACGAGCGCACTCGTCGCGCTGGCCGTTCTGGCGACCCTGATCGGCTTGCCCGACCGGCTGGCTGCGGTCATTGCGCCGCCAGCCCAGCCGGACGCTGAAGAGGCGATCGGGCTGCTGCGCGCCGTAACGCCGTCCACGGATCTGCTCGTCAGCGACGCGCAGGTGATCGCCCTGCGCGCCGAACGCGAGTCGCCGCCGGCGTTTGCGGACACCTCGTCGGCGCGGCTGGTGAGCGGCAGCCTGACGCCGCAAACACTGATTGACGGCGCCCGCGCGAGCGGCGCCAACGGCGTCCTCTTCTGGAGCGGCCGCCTCGAAACAGCCGAACCGTTTGGCGCATGGGTGCAGGATAACTTTCATCTGGTCCGCTCGGCGTTCCAGAAACCGGTGTCACCGTATCGACTGTACCTGCGCGATGCGCACCCTCAATTTCCGCAGGCGGCACGCATTGGCGACGGTATCGGCTTCGCCGGCTTTGACCTGAACCGGCGTTCCGGCGCGCGTATTGCGGCCGGGCAGATACTGTCGGTTACGCTCTACTTCCAGCGCATTGGACCGATTGACCGCGCGTACACCGTGTTCGCGCACCTGCTCGCGCCCGATGGTCATCTGGTCGTGCAGGAAGATCGCCCGCCGTTGCAGGGACGTTATGCCACGAACGACTGGAAGCCGGGCGAGTGGATCATCGACGAGTATGCGATGGCGCTTGACGCTGATCTGCCGCCGGGCGAGTACCGGCTCGCGGTGGGCATGTACGCGCCGGACAGGCTGAAACGCCTGCCCGCTTATCGCTCAGACGGCACCCGCTACGAAAATGACGCCGTCGTGCTCGGCTTGCCGGTGATGCCGTAATGATGAATCGCATGCTCCGCTCACGCTTTGCGCCGCCGATGCTGGTGCTGCTGCTCGCTCTGCTTAGTGTAGTATCGGTCGCGCTGGGCAGCGGCACGCTGCCAGCGGTCGTCGCCGCCTACCTGCTCGTGTTCGCGCTGCCCGGCGCGGCGCTCGTGCTGGCGCTGCCCGCCGACTTGCGGCCGCGCGCGTGGCCGGAGCGCGTGGTGGTGGCGCTCGGCACCAGCGTCGTGCTCTCCATGCTGGCGGTCTGGGGTGCGTCGCTGCGAAACGGCATGGGCATCCTGGAACGCTGGGCTGTCATCGTCGCGGCCATGACCTCACTGCTGTCGCTTATCGCGCTTGTGCAGGCGCGCCGGGCTGCGCCCCCCGCGCCCCGCGCTCCCGAAGTCGGTTTGCAGGTTCCGCTGGCCGGGTGGCTGCTGGTGCTGGCCGTTGCCGCGTTCTTCCGCCTGGCCATGCTGGGTTATGGCGAGTATTACGACGACGAGCTCGACGTGGTGCAGTCGGCGCGCTCGTTGCTGCTCGGCCAGAGCAACGTGATCCTCGAACACCGCAAAGGCCCGACCGAGATCTGGCTGGCGGCGGTCGCGGCGGGCACAGCCGGCCGCTTCGACGAGACGACGGCGCGCCTGCCGTTTGCAATCGCGTCGCTGGCTGCCGTAGCCGTGACCGTGTTGATCAGTGAGCGTTTCTATGGCCGTCGAACCGCCGTCATCGCCGGGCTGATCATCGGCGTCGAGGGCATCTTCCTGGCGTTCAGCCGCCTGGTGCAGTATCAAGGTGTCGTGCTGCTGATGCTCACGCTCGTCGTCTGGTTCGCGCTGCGCTTCCAGCAGGCGGCGACGCGCCGCGAGCAGGTCTACTGCCTGTCGATGGGCGCGCTGTTCTGGTCGTTCGGCACGCTGACGCACTGGGATGGCCTGGTCGTTGGGCTGGTGCTGGCCTACGTTGTCGCGCGCCGCTGGCTCTGGCCGCTGCGGCAGGGCGGCTGGCGTTCTGCGCTGCCGGTGCTCGGCGGACTGTCGCTGGTGTCGCTGCTGGCGGTGATACCGCCCGCGCTCTTCTACGTGCAACTCGCGCTCGCTCCGAAGACCGCGCAGGCCAGGACTTACTACGATGCGCGCGTCG from the Chloroflexota bacterium genome contains:
- a CDS encoding very short patch repair endonuclease, translating into MQQNVGRETSPETSLRSVLHRRGLRFRKEMRPEPSLRISADIVFPRQHVCVFIDGCFWHGCPYHFKAPKTHTDWWLEKIEDNRRRDFRQCQVLMKYGWIVVRVWEHDLSQNGLSTVSSEIATLVKGDSLHASTVRVFRSRFGAH
- a CDS encoding glycosyltransferase family 39 protein translates to MMRATRWLLAYPVAPAAALFVLWAALHLDGASWDYDEGAHAFGAWLVFRGHPLYTETFAAYTPGYLMAVVAGYSLLGATLTSARFVTVLLAAVGLLGTAVIAQMLAPRYKAVAGLSAALLLFVTPQFFQWSRAAMSDLPSGALMALSIALALGYLRDGRVRFLLIGEIVLAATLWVKLVAVGGVAGFGVIVLAGLLRHRTTWRLAVLGSLVVGLLSLAPLLAFDVPAMLDQAIWFHVRKRAAYGDDLAGNLAALAQFLGANLWLVVPSLWAVAASIWRGRTERVTLAAIVLWFAAGFVTLAWQSPLFPSHHPVVLVFPLAALAGAGVAHIADDLAAGRTALRATSALVALAVLATLIGLPDRLAAVIAPPAQPDAEEAIGLLRAVTPSTDLLVSDAQVIALRAERESPPAFADTSSARLVSGSLTPQTLIDGARASGANGVLFWSGRLETAEPFGAWVQDNFHLVRSAFQKPVSPYRLYLRDAHPQFPQAARIGDGIGFAGFDLNRRSGARIAAGQILSVTLYFQRIGPIDRAYTVFAHLLAPDGHLVVQEDRPPLQGRYATNDWKPGEWIIDEYAMALDADLPPGEYRLAVGMYAPDRLKRLPAYRSDGTRYENDAVVLGLPVMP
- a CDS encoding restriction endonuclease, which encodes MALTQSQKALIEKVRVAGSGELGTALSDAACCFIIGVIVKDLRLSREFPEFRGLDCELFAETDPRKLEISGLDFDGLVERLIALVPDADTYFACVATLQKARLKYARILEYQPVSTMDQVGPRALLQFGQFSPRALAVFLLWRKWLFDIDNRAGQETGYLFEPIIAHSIGGVPFSAKASPIKRHTDPSKGRQVDCIRKQLAYEIKIRVTIAASGQGRWQEELDFPLDCRTSGFKPVLVVLDPTLNPKLSELVATFEKEGGDTYVGDAAWRHLEAAAGQVMSVFLDKYVKGPMQQVLLATPDAGELPDITFGMTGDEFSVLVDGEHTAFKRARGDVLETG
- a CDS encoding glycosyltransferase family 2 protein, which translates into the protein MHIRPARSEAEAPREVKVVAHLEPQLSVVIPLLNEVGGIALLQTRLGEALGALGVPYEIIVIDDGSRDGSFEKLKAWHDADPHLKVIRFRRNFGQTAAFSAGFDLARGDVVVTMDADLQNDPADIGLLLGKINEGFDVVSGWRVKRQDVFLTRRLPSMIANRLISWVTGVRLHDYGCSLKAYRREVVKGIRLYGEMHRFIPAVASSMGVSVAEVPVNHHPRRFGRSKYGLSRTIRVFLDLLTVRFLLSYSTRPLHIFGSVGLLSFIAGTALGLYLSALKLIGGQNIGERPALMLAVLLVIIGVQLVMMGLLGEMVVRTYHESQNKPIYVVRETLE
- a CDS encoding flippase-like domain-containing protein — its product is MKNRLFDLAKFLVSVVLLGLVLARVDRDDLLRQLRSANLSLLALALALFIFGVFLRVFRWRALLSDRNLNVPVGVLTRLYFVGQFFNTFLPTGFGGDVMRAVELARYGVSKAESVSTVFLDRMSGLMAFFLMTLVALPFAGGLIPQGVLLLLVVFGAGGVAGTWLMFERRWTTPLINGLFARINFPFKAKVVRLYESMRANSPRATLEAMLIGFLFNLLLVGINYIMSRAFGLDLSIGYFFLFVPIISTLLLLPVGVNGLGVREWSYVALFVPVGVSGETATAMSLSFWAITVATGLIGGVLSTMQGARGALRAGAAADSSKGGK